AATGGGCTCCGGGGTTCACCTCTGATTTCCCTGGTAGAGTGCCAGAAGGTGCTATGTCGTTTGATGAGGTTTGAGCAACTTCTGTTTCCAATAACTTCGTATGGGTTTTCAAAGTTTCAAATTTCCCATTCAACTCTCCATAGAAACTGTCAACCTTGTTATTGATGTATGAAGTGCTTTTTTCTGACCCTCTATCACCATCTGCAGCATCTGCTTGATCTCACTTTCTTGAGAAGACTGAGAAGATGATGCAACCCCTTGATTCTGGAAATTGTTGTACTATTTCTTCTTCTGAAAACCAGAATTGTTTCCCTCGAACTGATTTTTATTCTGAAAACCTAGGTTCAAAACTTTCTGATTTTGTTGGTTTCCAAAGTTTTGATTGCTGGTAGATCCCCTGACCACCAATGAATTTCACATCAGCTTGCAGATCTGAATCATCAGCAGTAAGCTCCTGGTTAATCTGATCACTCTGATCTCCCACGACATTAACTGACTTCCGATCTCTCTTCATAAGCATCTCAATGTCGGCATTCAGCTCTTCAATCTTCTGAGAATCATACCCATAATTTTTCTTGACTCTATCTAACTCTGACCTGCGATTTGCTTGACTAGATGACAGGTTGTCTATCAAGATGTAAGCTTCTTCCACTGTCTTGGTTATGAAGTCGTCACTACTAGCAGTGTCCATGGCATTCTGATGGTTCTCATTGACCCCATGATAGAAGTTATTCAGTAAGTTCACATCAGTGTAATCATGGTGGGGGTAATCCGCGTGTACTCCTTCAAACGCTCCCAACCCTCATGAAAACTCTCAGAACCAAACTGTTGAAACTTTCAAATCTTACTCTTCAGATATGTAGACCTCGACTTAGTAAAGAGGTGTCCCAAAAAAGCAGCCTTTGTCTCCTCCCAAGTAGTAAGAGAACCTGGTGCTAAAGACTTCAACCATTCGACAGCCATTTCAATCAAGGAGAAAGCGAACAGTCTGCACTTCAAAGCACCCTCAGGAACTCCATTATGCATGTTGGTGTTGCACAGtcgctcaaaatgctccaaCTGATGCATTGCGTTCTCAGAAGGAAGCCCATGAAACTGGTTATGATGTACCAAATTAGTGAGACCAGTattgatctcaaagtctctcCTCTCAATAGGAGGTGGGCGAATCCCGTCACGATCTGTGTAGAAAGCATCAGGGGTGTCATAATACGCAAGTGTCATCCTAGGTATCCCCTAATTCGCAGCATGTTGTCTCGCAGCTACACCAAGATGTTGATTGTTACCAGCATTGTTGCCATTTTGTCCACCAACAGGAAGTAAATTCTGGCCATTGTTGTTACCCTACCGATTTCGAGGATTATCTTTAAACTGGTTGTTCTGGTTGTCATCCATGTCAATCTTTTCAATTTCTTCAACTTCCTCAACAGTTGCAGGTTTTTTTTTCCCTCCGTCTCTCAAGGCGACAAAACTCCAACTCCAACGATATTAAATTTGATGATCTTTGACTCCTAGTATGAAATCTGCTCATATACCGGAGAgcacaaacaaagaaaaacaaggaatgttaaacaaaatataagaaaatgcaATAATTTGAAATTGTTGTTTAACTCTAAGTTAACCAATTGGTCCCtagcaacggcgccaaaaacttgaaaatgttaGGTTTTAACctgattatctaactgcaagtatACAGTGAAATACACAGTCGTAATGCATAATTGAATCCATAAGGACCGATGACCACACGTAGAGTAGCAAACAAGTTACTAGCTAAAGCGATCAAAGAAATTTGTTGGTTTGGTTTTCAGTTTCTTAATTCAAATAAGCAAGAGCAAGCAAACAGGAGGCAATCAAAACGagtttgtaaataattaaaacaaatgttGTGCACTGGTTATTCTCAGGGATCTCTCTTCAGTAATGATCATGCAACAAACAAGACATGGAAACAAAGTACAACAACGTCTCGATCTCAAATCacaatattagaattaacctactaaCACCCTATGCTCAAAATCCTAAATGCTAGCTTTCACTGTATCGCAGATTTTAAACAAGCGTTAGGTTCTGGTTTGATCAGTTTCGATTTTTAATGTGTTGAAAACACAACACATCACTACGCTATGATCAACTAAAGAAAATTGATGTTTTATTGATAAATTGATATTGGGAACAGAAGATGCTTGTCAGCGATGGAGTGTGAATATCAAGAGAGTATATTTTATCTATATGGAATCATTATTTTCCCGTTTCTTTGGCTCTTTCTTCTCCTTTTATAGGTCTTTCCGGCGGATCATAACGGTGACGCATCTCCGGCAAAGATTAGGTgattttatgattgttttttagTACCTTTAATTTTTGTACGTTTACGTTGACTTGTCGAGCTTTGGTGTGTTAGATTCCTTGAGCTCGGGTGGGACTTGACCTTCCTAAGCCTATGTTTACATTTTGGGCCTGAATGATAATCGATTTTCGGCTTTATCGTATTCGGGTTGAAAGTTCGGACCGGATCTTGAGTACATACCGGCTCTAACaatcaatatgtttttttatcataaaagtGATTTGCTCTTATCTAAAGGCAAAGCCTATGAATCACACGTTTATCAAGAAACGGACTGGAGTGTGTGTGCcaacgaaaaaaaaataatatctttACTCGTTAATTTAGGCCAGTAACTAACGCTTCTTAAGCGATTATTTCAGCTAGTGAATTCCAAATCGTGCTCATACTTTGAATGGAAGATGACCTAGATTAATCTAATCCAATATTAAGTTTCATTCGATTTTAATAATATTCATGTCAACTATAAACATTTAGGGTCTGATTCGTGACCATTCTGAAAATAAGAAGAACGAATAAGAAATGAACGTAGAAGAATAAAATtgaatgaatgaaaaaaaatgattgttcCATCACATATTTAACAAGAAAGaattttattctttatttctctacaaaacaaaatggtagaaaatgagaagaaaaaattattcattataaatgatgattttttttttaagaatattagAAAATGAATTATTCATCGTCGTTATTTGGTTACCATTCATATCCGTAGTTTTCTCAGTATTCAAACAAACTCTTCGACATCGTCTCTACTTTCAAAGGCTTTCAAAGATGCTTgtcaatctatactattaaagcaggatcctattgtcataattaccttaggggcatatttctttcactaacattgcatgtttcattaagggcaattaagtaatattaataacaaatctatattgggtcattatttttggatccagcccaaatcaaatctctattgggccatttgggcctattaaaaaatcagattcaattctcacctttttttttcctttggaccattgagtccaagttcaaataattttttttcaacgattcttaattattattttttttttcttaatataatttaagcattcataaaaataattgaatttttttattgaaaagtataaatctttattaaaagtatataattttttaattaaaatattaaccccataataaaattaatttatcagagttataccaacttaattcattaaaaaaataaagtttaatttttttaacataaatagtcatttaaaatgaaatacgataaataaagataaaatttttaagtcttttataaaataaaacacaaatatatgaaaatgtgacatttactaaatatttgtcaattgaaaaaaaaaacaaaaataaacccgcgctttgaaagcgcgggtcaaaatctagtaattaGCTTATAGCTGGCGTCTACCGGATGACATTTTACTTCAATACTAAAGCACGTCTATTTTCGTAATTTGACCAAGTTGAAATTGTTTTCATTTCCAATGAGATTCCATAAGCACAAAAGATAACACATTAGTTATTATAaaccataaaatttaaaataaacaccAACAAACTTGGAAACgtaaataacataaaaacaatACAAGAAAGAAAGATAGAGAAATTTCCCTTCTTGGAAATTTGGTGTTCAAAAATTGAGAGCAATtgacttttctttttgtttctttgattgCTTCATGGGGGTTCCAATCAAGTACTATTAGTCACACCTTTGTTATGTGCACAAGGATTACCACCACCATCCGTTGATATTATGCTGGTGATCGGCAGCTCCTGCATTCCTATTTTCTCCTCCGTCGTCGAAATCACTTCGTCCTTAGCTTTTCCCCAAACGACGCTGTATAGCCCAAAAACGATGAAAACCGCCCCGATTATACTGCATTTACCATATCAAACGACTAATTAACAAACGATTTATCAAAAGATCATTCGTAAAATCATGAATGACATATTATCAACCTTCCGAGATGGATCTTTTCGGCCAAAACTAACGCGCCAAGGAAGGCAGTGATGATCATGCACATGGGACTAAATGACGTCGTAAATACTGGGCCTCGTTCTCTAATCACAATGCTTTGTATGTAATACGCCATTCCCGAACAAACCACTCCCTGATATTAACCATTAAATTTAACTTACTATCACAGAGTACATACACTAGTAATTATTCGTAAATGCTGGAAAACTTACGGAGTAAACAGCTGCGAGCGTGCCCGAGTCCATACCAATTTTCCATGCGCTAAGGTCACGAACCATCACCAGGGAAGCAGCGGTGTTTAAGATCGTCCCCATGCCGCATATCCACATCACTAATGATAGCTCCGCCGGATATTTTTTCAATGTGAATGACTGAAAATTTTACCAAATTTACAGTATTAATGTTTTCTTCAATACCCATGCAAATcttatgtttccaaacataaaATAACTTCAAAAATCTAGTTGTCTTTTTTTCTGGACACTTTGTGGTCAAAATGGGAATGCGACTCAATCCATAGACTCGACCAATAAaccgagttttttttttattttctgttttatattagaatgattaaaaatagagaaattcaCTGGGATAAACCTAAAAttgtttttgtcacaaatatagactttaaaaataaaaatgatcaaaataaacttaaatattttgtcaaaaaaaataaatatacacttatatccctatggttaattaatttagacattaggatttagagttaaaggatggagtttagggtttagagtttagggtttagagtttagggtttagggtttagagttgaggaatggggttttggggataagattttaaatttttaaaaataaaaaattttaaaattttcaaaataaaaaatgttattttgatcattttagtttttgaaatctatttttccgacaaaatttcaaaaagactatttgagagaattgcccatAAAAATATCATGATATGAAAACGTATATATGGACATGTAAATACAAAACACAAACTTGGGttttaataaaagtaaataatgtTTGCTTACTTGTAAAATGAAGAAACCTGCCCAACTGATGATGCTACCCATCACGGCTAATGTTCCCGTAACCCAATGTTGGTCGGTGGTCTCTGAGGAGGATCCGCCATGAATAGATGTATGAGCGGCCTTGATGAGCTCGATGGCTGGACCTTTGTATAACGTCATTACCATTGCCCCACCCACCGTTATTGCTGTTCCAATCACCTTTGCAAGACTACGTATCTTCTTCAAATTCACAGTTTCTAACCTGATTGTATAAGGTAGATCTATAATCAGTAACAATAAAATTGTGAAAACTTGTTTGTTAATTAGTAAACATAAAATTgcgaaagtttttttttattttttttagtaagCATATAATTGTGAATTAAcattttgttagtaaaaatcgaATCCATTTGTGTACAAAACGATAGGAACTTCTAGTGGATATTATAATGACACCCATCGCAAAAATCGGAGTAAAAGTAAGTAATAAAAGTAGAAAATGATTATTTGCTTGGTTTTGgtaataagaagaaaaataccTGAAAATGACGGCCATTATGAAGGTGACGGCGGGAAGTGCATTAACAAAGGCAGAACTGTACGTTGCTGATGTGGCTTTCATCCCTATGTAGTAGAAGTTCTGGTCCATAAGCGGTCTGAGTAGACAATCAACACTTACAACTTGtcaatttattattattgtatattttaatcatatgcttttatttttcatcattcactTTAAAGATACGCATAGCTATGAGAAGACGGCAATGGGTGATGATCTCATCAAAGAATATTCGCGACTAGAATCTCTTAGTATGAATATTcaaccaatttttttctttttcgtttaaatcaatatagttcagggtgggcgttcgggtatcctTTCGgattcggatcgggtatttcggattttcggatatttcggtatggaggtgtagaacccgttcgggtatttctgtacttcgggtcgggttcggatatttttagttcgggttcggttatttcggatcgagttcggatatttagattttgaaaacacaaaattaaattttcatttctcaaatttcttgtatttaaaaatataactttcacttaactaatttttttatttttaatagattgaatggttaatagatttcgacataacattttgaaactaaaaagacattaatttggttattgtttttaaatttttgatgtaagtttttgttaattcttgaaataaaaagcttgacatgcattttaagtgaatagcaaatcattttttccgtaATTGTACGTagatcatatgaacttaaaatatgtgtagtatcaatataaatattttatataaaatgagagatgtaaattataaatataaggttaattatacatatgttcggttatttttggatatccattcgggtttggatattatccgttcgggttcggatatccaatctctcctaattcaatatcCGTTCGGATATTCTGCTACTTCGGTTCAGATTTCGGTTCGAattttttggatcgggttcggatgcCACTTctgatatcgggtaaagtgcccacccctagttCAGACTAATCTCGAAGGTTTGCAGAAAGCAAGGTGTGTTTTTTACTTCTTAAAACGTTTATAACGGCCAAAAGAAATTCACCGTAATCTTCGTAGATGGTGGCCTTCATCTAAGGGGCAAATCATCTACCCACTCGTATATATAAACCATTAACAatacatttttgttcaaaattcatttataataaatattttaacttcgTTTATGTATAACCTTTTAGTTAATCGATTGAGACGGATAAGAATCAAATGtagaattttttaatgaaaaataatatcaCTTCTTTACGAAAGAAAACACAGCAACATCATATAAACGTATGTTGCTGTGTTATAGAGACACTTACAATCATATAAACGTATTATTCAAATTATAGTATTATATAAACGTATTATTCAAATTATAGTATTATATATCTCTGCATAAGCTATTACGTGAAAAGAGGATAAAGGTTTTTGTATACGGAGCTTACTCTAGGATTCCGAGGGCAAGGATCCTAAGGAACAATGGCCATGTCATCTTAGGCCTTATTTTCCTGAAAAGTGgaaataatagttatataaatcacTAATTAATATAGAGACACTTACAATCATATATAGCTTTCATGGCTCTAGATCATATAACCAAACCATGCATACACGGTTTAACCATATGGAATCGATTGaagaacataaatataaaaacaattttgattatgaaaattttgcagggagaaaaataatacaaattgGTTCTTTTATTGAGTGGATCTTTGTTAGTTATCATGATACACATTTGTGTGGAAATTAGAAATGTTTTAACAACTTcgtgtttttatatacatatcCGTAAGGTGACAATATTTATAGTCTCGTATAGCCTCAAAATACTCGAGGGCAGACCACGCAATTATAACACATAAATACCTTTCGAGAATGAGAGCAAAAGGAGCCATGACGATTGTAGCGACAACATGTCGGTAGGTAGCAAGGACCCAATGGTTCATACCATGCTTGAAGGAAACCATAGTTATGATGTACATGCCTGCATATCCGAATTGGAGTGATATGATCGCTATTATTGGCTTCAGTTTATCAACTTTCCCACATTGCTTCTCCCCTCCCttcattttctctttatttgaGAGATATACGTACacttatgtatttatttacgtATGTATGTATATGATCCTAGATAGAGGAtcttgtttctctctctagttACAATATATTTGGTGAACAATGAAGAGTTacttgtttgatgcaggaagaAACCAAGTGGAAATGGCCCTTCTTATAGTCATCAAAAGttggaataaaaagaaaaataacaatatatCGTAATACGGCTACGTATCTTCTCGAATATTATAATGCAAAATATgagtaatattattattttcgcTTTCCAAAGATGAGTTATTATACAGTTGATAATATTTTCGTAAATGGATACAATATTAGGTGtgaatataaaatttcaaacataatagaaaaatagaacAAACATTATTTATATCATTGTTCTAAAAAGGGGTTTAGGTGACCGTTTAGGTAGACGCTATCCtttataaaacattaataattactTTCTAAACTGtttagataattataatattaataaaataaataattgcattatttataatattattaataattagaaattaaaataactggtatgtataatataaaattttatgaaaacaaaataatgtagATCTTATTATTTGTACACCGCTAAACTGATAATTTAGGCATGCATAAATGAAGAACTTATTACTAAATTAGATTTCGTAGAGAAAAATAACATGTTTTTGTAACtttaaaaaatcacttaaaaaaaaattacttgaaaaATAACATGTTACATATAAAAACTCACTTGAAAAAATCACAATGCAAAAGCTGTCATtccttattctttttttttttgacatccatTCCTTATTCTTaaagtactatatatatatagtacagtTCCGTCACGGATAATTTTAACAGGATTCCTCTACATTAGATGTTAGGCAGATTACTTAGCTGAAGATAGCTTTTTAGTTTCTGaagatttttttgagaaaactcACTAATATGCTTTCAATGCTCAGTCTAAGGTGTATCTgatgtaatattttttcttgagttaaatttaacatataattaaaGTTACACACATAAAgttacacacatatatatagtgcaggagagagagagagagagggggagagaagagagagagagagagagcgaggaGAAatgaaagaggagagagagaggaaagagaagaagagaaaagagagagagaggagagagaagcgaggaaagagagagagagaggaagagaaaaagagaagagagaaaagagaagagagagagagagagagaaagagagaagagagatctaGAGAGAGAtctcaagagagagagagagagagagagagaggagagagagaagagagagcgagagaagagagagagagaagagaaagagagagaaagagagagagaaagagagagagaagagagagagagagaggagagagagagagagagagaggagagagagagagagagagagagagagagagagctctctctctctctctcgagagagatctctctctctctctctctctctctctctctctctctctctctctctctctctctctctctctctctctctctctctctctctctctctctctctctctctctctctctctctctctctctctctctctctctctctctctccaatgaGCTGAGTGAAATTCATCTAATCTTTCTTAAACACAAAATAAGTTGGATGATCTATTCACGTTTCCACTAAAAGTTTCATGTCTCAACCTTCCAACCACACAAAATTTATGTATTGCTCCACCCACACAAATATTGAGTTTCTTTAAAGAACTACACAAAATGAAACTTTTCAAGCCAAACCACTCAATGTTTTAAAACTTATGCAAACCATACCAGATTTGAAAATCGCTTCAAAACCATATGTCATTTATTAGCACAAAATTTTAGCAAAACACGTATATAATTTAGGGTTAGTTGTGTAGTAGCCAATTTTGAAAGTAAAATTAAGAATATAACATTGATTTGGACATAATTAGTTCTCATaacatttgtttatttatttttccggTTTTAGCTTCTCTCTATAAAGGTTGCCGCTGGTAAATAAATGAAGCTGAGGTGTATGAAAGATGGCAGTGGTTGTTGGGGTAAAATTATGCAGGTGCGTTTGTGGTACTACGGAAACGTATTAGCAAGCAAAAAAGAGCAGGAAAAGAGATCAACGTAGTGTTTATTGATCTTTAAAGTACAAATTACAACGAGTGGTGTATAAATCTTAGTTTTAGCCGTTTAGCTCTAATATTTGTGTATCGAATGGTCGATCCCTTGTTTTAGGATTTGGGCCCCTCATATATTATTAGTTCATAGTCGACAATTAAGTTGGACACTTTCCGCCGGTAAATAAATGAAGCTGAGGTGTATGAAAGATGGCAGTGGTTGTTGGGGTAAAATTATGCAGGTGCGTTTGTGGTACTACGGAAACGTATTAGAAAGCAAAAAGAGCAGGAAAAGAGATCAACATAGTGTTTATTGATCTTTAAAGTACAAATTACAACAAGTGGTGtataaatattagttttaaacGTTTAGCTCTAATATTTGTGTATCGAATGGTCGATCCCTTGTTTTAGGATTTGGGCCCCTCGTATATTATTAGTTCATAGTAGACAATTAAGTTAGAGACTTTCATATTCGAAAATATGGAAGAATCTCCTTTagtagaaatattttattttacacaaAGCCAAAATGAGCTAACTCGCTCAACTCAGCTCAGCTCATAGTGAGCTCGGCTCTTTCATGAGCTAGCTCAGCTCAGCTCATTTATTATATGAGTTTCAATACGTAAACTCGAACTCAGATCATCTAGATCATGAGTTAAATGAGCTAACTCGtgatctaaataaaaataataattataaaataatatagtgATAGAATAACTTCTATAATAttgttcaaaatttaaatattaaaaaaatccaaataataaatattaaatactaaatagaAACCAACACAtgacacaaaataaaaaatacaacacctaatataaattaaattaaaacaaaactaatgatCCAAATCTCTATTCTTCGTGAGAGTCTTAGCCAATTCATCTTCAATGTCTtatatgtatgttttacatttataaggattaaattaaaacaaaactaatgatCCAAATCTCTATTCTTCGTGAGAGTCTTAGCCAATACATCTAGGTCTGGAAATGGACCAAGGGACTTATAAGGATTCAATAAGATGAAGGAAACTAGCTGCACGTAGAGTATGACAACTAGGAGATGCAAGGAAGAAGCTCAACCGGCTGGACGAAGCTCGGTTGGAGCTCAAGTAGAGTGTGTTAGCTCCACACTCACTGGTAAGCTCACACTATCTGAACTACTAGCTGACTCAGATGGGTTCAGCTGGGGGTCAACTCAACTCAGCTGTACTGAGTGTTCAAGTGTTAGGCAGTTGGACCGGGTCCAGACAGTGACCGGGCCTTGTGGACGACCCATGTGTACCGATGGGCCGGTGGGCTCTTGTGGTTGAACCATGGGCGTGGGCAATCACTTTGGGCTTGTTTTAGACATGTCCAGGGGTGGTTTGGAAGGCCCAGGACGTGAATTTAAAATGGGAAGAAACCGCCAAGAGGCAGTTACTAGGCGGCGGTTACGGGAAAAAGGGAAAACCGCCCCATTTGACTCACTTTGGGTAACTGGTCATCCAGGCAGTTAAGGGGGCAGTTATATCCGACTTCTTCCTTGTATTTTTGTCCCTCCCTGTGGAAAATATCATTCAGAGACAGAGAAAAAatgagagttggtcggattcgcaatccaagacccatggtggtgtgaaggccataaagagacagttttggggcggatcaagggggaagttgagaacgaccctctgaaaggttttgatcattgtttacaacacccaaagccttatctggagcctgtgaacacacgcaaatggtgaggaaaggagggagttggccggaatccattcccaagggccaatgcagccttaaagggagattggtgtggaaagcagtttcatggggaacaaagagggaagtgatgcacgacctttggatggtgattgatcatggatgatcatgtctaaggcttcctctgtgtcttgggaacacacgcaattggttgggagagaagggggaaggcttgactccactctcaaaggcatgaacagccttgaagatggatgcagtatagaaactggtttcgtggaagttccatggaaggagtgatgggcacgaaccatggttagatcatatcaatactggaagtatgtgataagggtttgatgaaggcatgctaggaggagcatggacgcccctgatgaggtaacaggtggggactgcagaccattggacatagtctggtacactatgggctgatctggtcctgtagttacaccttactctgttttatgattattaatcatattatttcttcttcttatgattgagattgatgattagacatagtagcactgaatcatggcttggccggttcaaaagaaccctccatggccttggtttggcagctaagtccggatctcctacttcttgatggatttatggcgatctgactttggaatcctcttagtggtgaattatcatgaattatcatggtatttggggatttttatctgattgatttcgagatggtcaaggtggccggtggggctgttctaggtcaagatccataggatcgagatcggttcttggaattctgacttgaccattctcttagttaaaatttatcatgaattatcatgaatcttaatgagtttttagggattgatttagagatggtcccttgggccggtttggctgatcttggccgagatctatgggatggaggccggttctgggaaatctgattggaccattctcttagttatgatttatcatgaattgtcatgaattttaatcgatttttggagcaggtttgcttgcggtcgaaattgcacctgacggcatattggggtcagatccttgtgttaggatatctgatcatatgtttgtgtgctggaacatattgtcacttatgatattgatcataaggaattgctggttatcaaccttggtgttggtaaggcaggccgtgtgtgatctgatcatgggcaaggatggatgacctgatccttggatgatggatcaaggtgtctgatctgattgatcaaaggatgcaccggtggtaagagcaacactaatcaggttcagtgggacatggttccatgactgattaggaagtatgaagactcatcagttctgagtcatgtggg
This genomic stretch from Brassica napus cultivar Da-Ae chromosome C9, Da-Ae, whole genome shotgun sequence harbors:
- the LOC111204651 gene encoding WAT1-related protein At4g08300, coding for MKGGEKQCGKVDKLKPIIAIISLQFGYAGMYIITMVSFKHGMNHWVLATYRHVVATIVMAPFALILERKIRPKMTWPLFLRILALGILEPLMDQNFYYIGMKATSATYSSAFVNALPAVTFIMAVIFRLETVNLKKIRSLAKVIGTAITVGGAMVMTLYKGPAIELIKAAHTSIHGGSSSETTDQHWVTGTLAVMGSIISWAGFFILQSFTLKKYPAELSLVMWICGMGTILNTAASLVMVRDLSAWKIGMDSGTLAAVYSGVVCSGMAYYIQSIVIRERGPVFTTSFSPMCMIITAFLGALVLAEKIHLGSIIGAVFIVFGLYSVVWGKAKDEVISTTEEKIGMQELPITSIISTDGGGNPCAHNKGVTNST